A stretch of the Rhizomicrobium sp. genome encodes the following:
- a CDS encoding type 1 glutamine amidotransferase, with protein MSPRLLYLNNALTDGVPEKLDEHFRSLGLQTDVFWAAGDRFPDAIDGYDALFLSPSPTAPWERLDWVGREIALIRNAAARDIPMLGICFGSQILAFALCGPDAVFRRADFETGYVPIRTTPAWANDPLARGMPAEFPLFSWHHDEVRASHPDMRILGASPSCANHIWKHVGHSAWGVQGHPEAGGPHAREWFAANNADLVRSGAPLSRMHAAGFPQTADAMKMFANFAAFVSGHR; from the coding sequence ATGTCGCCAAGGCTTCTGTACCTAAACAATGCCCTGACGGACGGGGTTCCCGAAAAGCTCGACGAGCATTTCCGGTCGCTGGGCCTGCAGACCGATGTGTTCTGGGCGGCCGGAGATCGCTTTCCGGACGCGATCGACGGCTACGACGCGCTGTTCCTGTCGCCCAGCCCCACCGCGCCTTGGGAAAGGCTCGACTGGGTCGGCCGCGAGATCGCGCTCATCCGGAATGCCGCCGCGCGCGACATTCCGATGCTGGGCATTTGCTTCGGCAGCCAGATATTGGCCTTTGCGCTTTGCGGACCGGATGCCGTGTTCCGGCGCGCAGACTTCGAGACCGGCTATGTTCCGATCCGGACCACGCCGGCATGGGCGAACGATCCCCTGGCACGCGGCATGCCGGCGGAATTTCCGTTGTTCTCGTGGCACCACGACGAGGTGCGCGCCTCTCATCCGGACATGCGCATTCTCGGCGCCAGTCCATCTTGTGCGAACCATATCTGGAAACATGTCGGACATTCCGCTTGGGGCGTTCAGGGTCATCCGGAAGCGGGCGGGCCGCATGCGCGCGAATGGTTCGCCGCGAACAATGCGGATCTCGTGCGCAGCGGCGCGCCGCTATCGCGAATGCATGCAGCCGGCTTTCCGCAAACCGCCGATGCGATGAAGATGTTCGCAAACTTCGCAGCCTTCGTATCGGGACACCGATAG
- a CDS encoding sigma-70 family RNA polymerase sigma factor — MRSIAAFIPLPDSFYNLQNENISYCKHAVQRYSFVMGIEVGIANTASSTCASGAATVSHAPGRNRLIEVVYRQTAPRLLRFLKSLVRSQSDAEDLLHETYARFCAVEDVTGIERPDSFLMSVARNLAIDHLRRSKKSPIDGRYDLVDVNACDEMSSAEQAMIAKQELVCVAAAIEGLSRRRRQVFTLRRLEHLSFKEIASELDISVSTAEKHMACAVSVCTAHMAMADASARDGGDVPVARRVRRTAGARPDGDRFGPARRRSPLPVATAL, encoded by the coding sequence TTGCGTTCGATTGCCGCATTCATCCCGCTGCCCGATAGTTTCTACAACTTACAAAATGAAAATATTTCATATTGCAAACATGCTGTCCAGCGCTATAGTTTTGTGATGGGCATCGAAGTGGGGATTGCAAATACGGCGTCGAGCACCTGCGCAAGCGGTGCGGCGACGGTATCGCACGCACCCGGCCGCAACCGGCTGATCGAAGTCGTCTATCGCCAAACGGCGCCCAGGCTGCTCCGATTTCTCAAGTCCCTGGTGCGGTCGCAAAGCGATGCGGAAGACCTGCTTCACGAAACCTATGCGCGGTTTTGCGCGGTCGAGGACGTGACGGGTATCGAGCGTCCGGACTCTTTCCTCATGTCGGTCGCGCGCAATCTTGCGATCGATCATCTCCGCCGCTCCAAGAAATCGCCGATCGACGGGCGCTACGATCTGGTGGACGTCAATGCGTGCGATGAGATGTCTTCGGCGGAGCAGGCGATGATCGCCAAGCAAGAGCTTGTCTGTGTGGCTGCCGCGATCGAGGGATTGTCGCGCCGGCGGCGCCAAGTCTTTACGCTCCGCCGGTTGGAGCATCTCTCCTTCAAGGAAATTGCGTCGGAGTTGGATATCTCCGTCAGCACCGCCGAGAAGCACATGGCTTGCGCCGTGTCGGTATGCACGGCGCACATGGCCATGGCGGATGCGAGCGCGCGAGACGGCGGGGACGTGCCGGTCGCGCGGCGTGTGCGCCGCACCGCCGGGGCGCGGCCCGACGGGGACCGGTTCGGTCCGGCGCGCCGAAGATCGCCGTTGCCGGTCGCCACCGCGCTGTAG
- a CDS encoding dihydrodipicolinate synthase family protein — protein MTDGIKRGLFAIAVTPFDAGGAIDCESIPRLYDFYVGHGATAIIGLGIMGEAHRLTTDEALRVGRAFLKAARGVPTYFGVSNPAPHASALLAKSLMADGAAGVMLAPLVGQRSAAQVRNYLETVIGMMGDDVPVVLQDYPQETDTWLSATDIAGLIDTFPSLCALKHEECPGLAKLSSLRGDEHSRRVREFPIFAGNGAILLPQELARGADGAMTGYSFPEVIAQTCALAAEGRIDAAEDRFDRHLPLIRYEHQPRFGLAVRKYILQRRGAIAGAHVRVPGYRLDATDIAEIERLIERVTR, from the coding sequence ATGACTGACGGAATCAAGAGAGGTCTCTTCGCCATCGCGGTCACGCCATTCGATGCGGGCGGCGCGATCGACTGCGAAAGCATTCCAAGGCTTTACGATTTCTACGTCGGCCATGGCGCGACAGCGATCATCGGCCTCGGCATCATGGGCGAGGCGCATCGCCTGACCACCGACGAAGCGCTGCGGGTCGGACGGGCGTTTCTCAAGGCCGCGAGAGGCGTGCCGACGTATTTCGGCGTGTCGAACCCCGCGCCGCACGCCAGCGCCCTGCTTGCAAAATCGCTTATGGCCGACGGCGCGGCCGGTGTCATGCTTGCGCCGCTGGTCGGACAAAGAAGCGCAGCCCAAGTCCGCAACTATCTTGAAACGGTCATCGGGATGATGGGCGACGACGTGCCGGTCGTCCTGCAGGACTATCCGCAGGAAACGGACACATGGCTGTCGGCCACGGACATCGCCGGGCTGATCGATACATTTCCCTCCCTATGCGCTCTCAAGCATGAGGAATGCCCGGGCCTCGCGAAACTGTCGTCTCTGCGCGGCGACGAGCATTCGCGGCGCGTCCGGGAATTTCCGATATTCGCTGGGAACGGCGCTATCCTCCTGCCGCAGGAGTTGGCACGCGGCGCCGACGGCGCGATGACCGGATATTCCTTCCCGGAAGTGATCGCACAAACCTGCGCGCTCGCCGCCGAAGGCCGGATCGATGCCGCCGAAGATCGCTTCGACCGCCATCTTCCGCTCATTCGCTACGAGCATCAGCCGCGCTTCGGTCTCGCCGTGCGAAAATACATTCTCCAGCGGCGCGGCGCGATTGCGGGTGCGCATGTCCGGGTGCCGGGCTATCGCCTTGACGCGACCGACATCGCGGAGATCGAGCGGCTCATCGAACGCGTCACCCGCTGA
- a CDS encoding MFS transporter has protein sequence MSLTLANVEQPAVPSKTSAASEKRNSGRLSLLSLIVFALPTIPTVLLSGPLNGILPTYYSSHTAITVTAMASVLLFARVFDAVTDPLIGYLSDRTRSRLGRRKPWMIGGALIAMACAHNLFVPPASAGTGYFLVWSLIGYLAWSMIFIPYNAWTSELSGAYHERSRIFAIRNLIGGVGAIGFALGPFLLSPLTGTTAINGKTLDLFAWAIVISMPVAMAFAIWMAPAGKPVETQEGSLKGLVHALRTNGPLWNVIVTMTLNGLANGATGALSLMVVDNYLHLGASISIFLAAGVLAQIASVPVWLKLTYRFGKHRPWAVSMAITAVALFLIFAIRPGAAAFVPFMVLTVVNGFMSGSALVVPAAMLSDVIDYDLLKSGVNRAGNYFSFLILLSKIESAIGASLAFFVLGLFHYDPKGANGHWEAMGLMLAFGGVPGVLSAIAAAFAWVYPLDARRQASIRRRIEQRAAREGRAWPAAD, from the coding sequence GTGTCTTTGACCTTGGCGAATGTAGAACAGCCTGCCGTTCCTTCGAAGACGTCCGCTGCCTCCGAAAAGAGGAACAGCGGGCGGCTTTCGCTGCTCTCTCTGATCGTGTTCGCCCTTCCCACAATCCCGACCGTTTTGCTCTCCGGTCCGCTGAACGGCATCCTGCCGACCTACTATTCGTCGCACACCGCGATCACCGTGACGGCGATGGCGTCGGTCCTTCTCTTCGCACGCGTGTTCGATGCGGTGACCGACCCGCTGATCGGCTATCTCTCCGATCGCACCCGTTCGCGCCTCGGCCGGCGCAAGCCATGGATGATCGGAGGCGCGTTGATCGCCATGGCTTGCGCGCACAACCTTTTCGTGCCGCCGGCATCGGCGGGGACGGGCTATTTCCTGGTCTGGTCGCTGATCGGCTATCTCGCGTGGTCGATGATCTTCATCCCCTACAACGCCTGGACAAGCGAGCTGAGCGGCGCTTACCACGAGCGATCGCGGATCTTCGCCATACGGAATCTCATCGGCGGCGTGGGCGCCATCGGCTTCGCACTGGGACCGTTTCTGCTATCGCCTCTCACCGGCACCACGGCGATCAACGGAAAGACTCTCGATCTTTTCGCCTGGGCGATCGTGATCTCGATGCCCGTGGCCATGGCCTTCGCCATCTGGATGGCGCCCGCCGGCAAGCCCGTGGAGACGCAGGAAGGTTCGCTGAAAGGGCTCGTCCATGCCCTTCGCACCAACGGCCCGCTCTGGAACGTCATCGTCACGATGACGCTGAACGGGCTCGCGAACGGTGCGACCGGCGCGCTGTCGCTGATGGTGGTCGACAACTATCTGCATCTGGGCGCCAGCATCTCGATCTTCCTCGCGGCCGGCGTGCTCGCCCAGATCGCTTCGGTGCCGGTCTGGCTGAAGCTGACCTATCGGTTCGGCAAGCACCGGCCGTGGGCGGTCTCGATGGCGATCACGGCGGTCGCGCTGTTCCTTATCTTCGCGATCAGGCCCGGCGCGGCGGCTTTCGTGCCGTTCATGGTCCTGACGGTGGTGAACGGCTTCATGTCCGGTTCGGCGCTGGTCGTGCCGGCTGCGATGCTGTCCGACGTCATCGACTACGATCTCCTGAAATCGGGCGTGAACCGGGCCGGCAATTATTTCTCGTTCCTCATCCTGCTGTCGAAGATCGAGTCCGCGATCGGCGCCAGCCTCGCCTTTTTCGTGCTGGGGCTCTTTCACTACGATCCCAAGGGCGCCAACGGGCATTGGGAGGCCATGGGCTTGATGCTCGCCTTCGGCGGCGTGCCCGGCGTTCTGTCGGCGATCGCGGCTGCCTTTGCGTGGGTTTATCCGCTCGACGCGCGCCGCCAGGCGAGCATCAGACGGCGGATCGAGCAACGCGCCGCGCGCGAGGGCAGGGCCTGGCCGGCCGCGGACTAA
- a CDS encoding SDR family oxidoreductase: MDLGLAGKSALVLGGSRGLGRAIAQALAEEGARLRIVGRDRAALAQAANDIGRCGVTVDHQVVDLSRGEDVDALSASVNEVDVLVLNGGGPAPGTAAAVENAAWRSAFESMVLAPMRLARAALPGMRRRKFGRILIVLSSGVVQPIPNLAVSNALRLSLVGWAKTLAAEVALDGVTINGLAPGRIHTSRVDALDNAEAARSGRAVEDVRAQSRANIPVGRYGTPEEFAAVGAFLASEKASYVTGAVLRIDGGMIRSI, from the coding sequence ATGGATCTCGGATTGGCAGGCAAGAGCGCTCTGGTCCTGGGCGGTAGCCGCGGTCTGGGCCGTGCGATCGCGCAAGCGCTCGCCGAAGAAGGCGCGCGCTTGCGCATTGTCGGGCGCGATCGCGCCGCGCTGGCGCAGGCGGCCAATGACATAGGCCGCTGCGGTGTGACTGTGGATCACCAGGTCGTCGACCTGTCGCGCGGCGAAGACGTCGATGCCCTGAGCGCGTCGGTGAACGAGGTGGACGTACTCGTGCTGAACGGCGGCGGCCCGGCGCCTGGCACCGCGGCGGCTGTCGAAAACGCTGCCTGGCGCTCGGCTTTCGAGAGCATGGTTCTGGCTCCGATGCGGCTCGCCAGAGCCGCTCTTCCTGGTATGCGGCGGCGCAAGTTCGGACGGATATTGATCGTCCTTTCCTCCGGCGTGGTGCAGCCCATTCCCAATCTTGCGGTGTCGAACGCGTTGCGGTTGTCGCTTGTGGGATGGGCAAAAACGCTTGCCGCGGAGGTCGCGCTGGACGGCGTGACGATCAACGGCCTGGCGCCGGGCCGTATCCATACAAGCCGGGTGGACGCTTTGGACAACGCCGAAGCGGCGCGCTCGGGCAGGGCCGTCGAGGATGTCCGTGCGCAGTCGCGCGCGAATATTCCGGTTGGCCGCTACGGCACACCTGAAGAATTTGCAGCCGTCGGGGCATTCCTCGCCAGCGAGAAGGCGTCCTATGTCACCGGAGCGGTCTTACGTATCGACGGCGGCATGATCCGCTCGATCTGA
- the hppD gene encoding 4-hydroxyphenylpyruvate dioxygenase — translation MGAPVDRESEDGIFPVRENPMGTDGLAFMEFSATDPTALAVLFAELGFVKIADHVSRPVSLWRQRDISFILNGDPQTHGGRFAAVHGPCVSAIAFKVSDAGSALARALAMDASAYAGDAPKTVDAPALEGIGGSLLYLIDPKIEETLQAHAFRSTGIAAPRPGALFSAVDHLTHNVRAGGLETWMSFYKRLFGFREIFYLDARGASTGFRTYALMSPCDKICIPINEPSDPKSQIQEFIDLYKGEGVQHIALAATDICASVERVANSGISFMGVPKSYYDAVEDRLPSHGEDLERLKRNSILIDGERNAKTGDWDLLLQIFSKNLIGPIFLEFIQRKGNRGFGEGNARALFEAIERDQIERGVVSAA, via the coding sequence ATGGGTGCGCCCGTAGATCGTGAATCGGAAGACGGCATCTTCCCGGTGCGGGAGAACCCGATGGGCACGGACGGCCTCGCTTTCATGGAGTTCAGCGCCACCGATCCCACCGCGCTCGCGGTGTTGTTTGCCGAACTCGGCTTCGTCAAGATCGCCGATCATGTGTCGCGCCCGGTCTCGCTGTGGAGGCAACGTGACATCTCGTTCATCTTGAACGGCGATCCCCAGACTCATGGCGGTCGCTTTGCCGCGGTGCACGGCCCGTGCGTATCGGCCATCGCGTTCAAGGTGAGCGATGCCGGAAGCGCACTCGCGCGAGCACTCGCTATGGATGCATCCGCCTATGCCGGCGACGCGCCGAAGACGGTCGACGCGCCGGCACTGGAGGGGATCGGCGGAAGTCTTCTGTACCTGATCGATCCGAAGATCGAAGAAACGCTGCAGGCGCACGCGTTCCGCAGCACCGGCATCGCTGCTCCGCGTCCGGGGGCGCTGTTCTCCGCCGTGGATCACCTGACGCACAATGTGCGCGCTGGCGGCCTCGAGACGTGGATGAGCTTCTACAAGCGCCTGTTCGGCTTCCGCGAGATCTTCTATCTCGACGCGCGCGGCGCGAGTACGGGCTTCCGCACCTATGCGCTAATGAGCCCCTGCGACAAGATCTGCATTCCGATCAACGAACCCTCCGACCCGAAATCGCAGATTCAGGAATTCATCGACCTCTACAAGGGCGAAGGCGTGCAGCACATCGCGCTGGCCGCCACGGACATTTGCGCCAGCGTGGAACGCGTCGCGAACAGCGGCATCTCCTTCATGGGCGTACCGAAGAGCTATTACGACGCCGTGGAGGACCGGTTGCCGTCGCATGGCGAGGATCTGGAACGCCTGAAGCGCAACAGCATCCTGATCGACGGCGAACGCAATGCGAAGACGGGCGACTGGGACCTTCTGCTCCAGATATTCTCCAAGAACCTGATCGGGCCCATCTTCCTCGAGTTCATCCAGCGCAAGGGCAATCGGGGCTTCGGCGAAGGCAATGCGCGTGCGCTGTTCGAAGCCATCGAGCGCGACCAGATCGAGCGCGGCGTCGTATCCGCCGCTTAG
- a CDS encoding YciI family protein, with protein MLFAIICTYKPDGDLLRFPFRPKHLQYMIDALPFTFFGGPLLLEDDRRSTGLVVIVDLPDRDAAVKFITEEPYAQAGLFETIAVRRWRHMTEDVLHGELRGTQIAKSL; from the coding sequence ATGCTGTTCGCGATCATCTGCACCTACAAGCCGGACGGCGATCTCCTGCGCTTTCCCTTCCGGCCGAAGCATCTGCAATACATGATCGATGCGCTGCCGTTCACGTTTTTCGGCGGGCCGTTGCTGCTCGAAGACGACAGGCGCTCCACGGGACTTGTCGTGATCGTCGATCTTCCCGACCGGGACGCGGCGGTGAAATTCATCACCGAGGAACCTTACGCGCAAGCCGGCTTGTTCGAGACCATCGCGGTCCGCCGTTGGCGCCATATGACGGAGGACGTTCTTCATGGCGAGCTGCGGGGCACGCAGATCGCCAAGAGCCTCTAG
- the dgcA gene encoding N-acetyl-D-Glu racemase DgcA, with the protein MTVQKQSFPLMRPFVISRGAIDIQDVVVVELRQGAICGRGEASPSARFGETADGVLASIHAARRPIEAAVSRDEIATILPKGAARSVVDSAFWDLEAKRSGRTVWETIGIAEPRPRESAFTLSLGDPAAMADAAHAAAGFHVLKLKLGAPGDLERVRAVRAAAPGKRLIVDANEAWSFDVLKAIVAPFAALGVELIEQPLPVGADDALLDFRSPVPLCADESCTDRASLARIAGRYAFINVKLEKCGGLSEALALISDAKQRGFRIMVGCRVGSSLGLAPVVVAAQLAEFADLDGPFLLKSDRPNGLSLQDGCVSLPQSSLWG; encoded by the coding sequence TTGACCGTTCAAAAGCAATCCTTCCCGCTGATGCGACCGTTCGTGATTTCACGCGGCGCGATCGATATCCAGGACGTAGTGGTCGTTGAATTGCGGCAGGGCGCGATTTGCGGCCGCGGCGAAGCGTCGCCCTCAGCACGGTTCGGCGAGACGGCGGATGGGGTGCTCGCGTCGATCCATGCCGCGCGTCGCCCTATCGAAGCGGCGGTCAGCCGGGACGAGATTGCCACGATCCTGCCAAAGGGTGCCGCGCGCAGCGTGGTCGACAGCGCGTTCTGGGATCTCGAGGCCAAGCGTTCGGGCCGCACGGTATGGGAGACGATCGGTATCGCGGAGCCGCGGCCGCGCGAAAGTGCTTTCACCCTCAGTCTCGGCGATCCGGCGGCGATGGCCGATGCGGCGCATGCGGCCGCCGGATTTCATGTCCTCAAGCTCAAGCTCGGCGCGCCGGGCGATCTGGAGCGTGTCCGCGCCGTTCGCGCCGCGGCGCCCGGCAAGCGTCTGATCGTCGATGCCAACGAAGCCTGGTCGTTCGATGTCCTAAAGGCGATAGTGGCGCCGTTTGCCGCGCTGGGCGTGGAGCTGATCGAGCAGCCCTTGCCTGTCGGCGCCGACGATGCCCTGCTTGATTTTCGTTCGCCCGTCCCGCTCTGCGCCGACGAGAGCTGCACCGATCGCGCGTCGCTTGCCCGGATCGCCGGCCGCTACGCGTTCATCAATGTGAAGCTCGAGAAATGCGGCGGCCTGAGCGAAGCCCTCGCACTGATCAGTGATGCCAAGCAGCGCGGCTTTCGGATCATGGTCGGTTGCCGGGTTGGTTCGTCGCTGGGCCTGGCGCCCGTGGTCGTCGCGGCCCAGCTCGCCGAGTTCGCGGATCTGGACGGCCCGTTCCTGCTCAAGAGCGACCGTCCCAACGGTCTGTCGCTGCAAGATGGCTGCGTCTCGCTTCCGCAATCTTCGCTGTGGGGCTAA
- the dgcN gene encoding N-acetyltransferase DgcN, with protein MNAAIERKVELVQLRRPYLLFLGDAPDALSVKTARGIAVWRPDDCLGQLRLAGCAADVGLADVGLEQAAEQGAKTLVIGVAARGGRIPPSWAPTLLRALELKFDIASGLHERLVDVDGLERAAHAAGLRLTDVRHPEGPFEIASGKPRSGKRMLTVGTDCSAGKMFTALAVEREMRKRGLDVDFRATGQTGILIAGSGICLDGVISDFVAGAAEALSPANNPDHWDVIEGQASVLHPSYGGVTLGLVHGSQPDKMVLCHPATRQHMRGLGQRPLPDLGDCMAAHEAAARLTNPGAKVVGLSLNTQDLPERDMHALLAALEHQYGLPAADPMRTGVARLVDALLDD; from the coding sequence ATGAATGCGGCAATCGAACGCAAAGTAGAACTCGTGCAGCTGCGGCGGCCCTATCTGTTGTTTCTGGGTGATGCGCCCGACGCCCTGTCGGTGAAGACGGCAAGGGGCATTGCGGTATGGCGGCCGGACGACTGCCTGGGACAATTGCGACTCGCCGGCTGCGCGGCAGATGTCGGCCTTGCAGATGTCGGCCTCGAACAAGCAGCCGAGCAAGGCGCGAAAACACTCGTCATCGGCGTGGCGGCAAGGGGCGGCCGTATCCCGCCGTCATGGGCGCCGACCCTATTGCGCGCGCTGGAGTTGAAGTTCGATATCGCGTCGGGTCTGCACGAGCGGCTTGTGGACGTCGACGGCTTGGAACGAGCCGCGCACGCGGCAGGCCTGCGCCTGACCGATGTGCGCCATCCCGAAGGCCCGTTCGAGATCGCCAGCGGCAAACCCCGCAGCGGCAAACGCATGCTCACGGTCGGGACCGATTGTTCGGCCGGAAAGATGTTCACGGCGCTGGCGGTGGAACGGGAGATGCGCAAGCGCGGGCTCGACGTGGATTTCCGCGCCACCGGTCAAACCGGAATCCTCATCGCGGGAAGCGGCATCTGTCTCGATGGCGTGATCAGCGATTTCGTCGCCGGCGCGGCGGAGGCGCTGTCGCCGGCGAACAACCCCGATCATTGGGACGTCATCGAGGGCCAGGCATCGGTGCTGCATCCGAGCTATGGCGGCGTGACGCTGGGCCTCGTCCACGGCAGCCAGCCGGACAAGATGGTCCTGTGCCATCCGGCGACGCGGCAACACATGCGCGGCCTGGGGCAGAGGCCGCTGCCGGACCTGGGCGATTGCATGGCCGCGCATGAAGCGGCGGCGCGGCTGACAAATCCAGGGGCTAAGGTCGTGGGGCTGTCGTTGAACACGCAGGATCTGCCGGAGCGCGACATGCATGCGCTGCTCGCGGCGCTGGAACACCAATACGGCTTGCCGGCAGCCGATCCGATGCGCACGGGCGTCGCCCGTCTGGTCGACGCGCTCCTCGATGACTGA